The Rhizobium rhizogenes sequence AGGTTGGGGCCTTGCTGGTCATTCTTCTCCTGCCAACGCAGTTCGCCCTCGATCTGCAATTGCTGGGCGGCATATGGATCCTGCAGACACTGCCGGCGCTGATCTTTGGTCTTTATTCCAGTTGGTTCCGTGCGCCAGCGTTGCTGGCCGGATGGATTACAGGCTTTGTCGGAGGAACATACCTTGTCTGGGACGCGGGCTGGAAACCCCTGCACGCCATCAGTCTGGGTGGTGAGCCATTCACCGTCTATACGGGATTGCTTGCCCTGGCTGCGAACATCGCAATCACATGCGTGATCAATGTGGCCCTTCGTTCCGCAAAACCTCTGTCGGTTTGAGGAGCGAACCGTGCAAGCCGCCTTCAGGGCGGCTTGCACGGGCTCCGCCTAAATTGTGCCCGGAAACGGAGCCTAGTGATGATAGCAACGGTAGACAGCACCCATCCATGAACGCTGAATCGCGATCGGCCGCCTATGAACAGGGCGGATGAGCTTTCATACCTGAAAGCGGCCCTCAGTTGTCGTGAAGCGATGCCGCGGCAGACTGGGCGTTTGCCGCGGCTGATGCGGAGATTGTGTTGACCCCGCTACATTCCCAGTAATCTTGGCAGGAAGAGCGTGATTTCCGGGATATACGTAATCAGCATCAGGAACACGAGGGCTGTCAGCAGCCAGGGAATGACCGATTTGGACACCTCTGTCAGGCCCAGTCGTGAGATCGCGGAACCAACGTAGAGATTAAGCCCTACAGGAGGCGTCGCGAGGCCGATTTCCATGTTCACGATCAGTATGATGCCGAAATGGACGGGGTCTACCCCCAACTTGACGGCAATCGGATAAAGGATCGGTGCCATGATGAGGATGATCGCCGATGGTTCCATGACCATGCCGATGACGAGGAGCATGATGTTGACGACCAGCAGGAAGCCGATCTTGCCGAAGCCAAGCGATACGATCCAATCCGACATAAGCTGGGGAATTTGCTCCGAAGTCAGAATGAAGGCGAACATGACAGCGTTTGTGATGATGTAGAGCAGCATGGCTGACATGGCGGCCGACCCGAGCAAAATGCGCGGGACATCTCTCATCCGTATGTCCCTGTAGACAAAGACGGCAATCACGAAGGCATATACCGCCGAGACTGCGGCTGCCTCTGTTGGGGTGAACAGACCGCCATAAATGCCACCCATGATGATGACGATCAGAAGTAGGCCCCAGACGGATTTCCGGAAGGCAACCAGCCGATCCCGCCAGCTTGCCCGCGGAAGGCGTGGATAGCCGTTCTTCCATGCGCGCCACACCGTCGTGATCGCATACATCGCGGCAAGGATCAGGCCGGGCACAACACCCGCGATGAAGATTTGCCCGATCGAAGGTGAGAAAATGGTTTCGCCATCCGGCCCGGTCGCAAGCATTCCTGACGTCGCAACGGCATACATGACCATGACGATGGAAGGTGGAATGAGAATGCCCAGTCCGCCCGCCGCCGCCACCGGCCCGACGGCAAACTGTGGCGGATACCCCATCTTGACCATGGCGGGAATCATGATGGATCCGACCGCCATTACGGTTGCGGGGCTCGATCCCGAGATTGCTGCAAAGAGCGCGCAGGCCACTACCGCTGCAAGTCCCATTCCGCCGTGCCAATGTCCGACCATCGACGTGGCGAAGGCTATCATGCGTTTGGCGACGCCACCGTGTGTCAGGAAGTTGCCCGCCAGAATGAAAAACGGGATCGCCATGATCTCGAATTTCTCGATGCCGGTGAAAAGTTTCAACGCGATGGAATCCATCGGAATTTTGGTGAACGCGAACAGGAAGCTGAATACGGTCAAACCGAGCGCGATCGAGACAGGCATGCCTGTCGCCAGCAGAATTGTGAGGATGGCAAAAATGATGAGGGCGGTCATTATTTCTGTCCTCCGTTCTGAGCGGCGGACTCGTCATCAACGCCATCCACATGGCCAATCTCGTGGTGAATGATGATGCCTGTGGTGAGGTACAGCCAAAGCGCCTGAATGAAGCGAAAACACATCAGGGCCGAACCCAATGGAACCGCGAGATAGACAATCCACATCGGGATTTCGAGATCGGCGGAGATTTGGCCTCCGACACCGACGTGGTAAACGAAAGTGGAGCCAATCCACACAAGGATTGCGGTAAAGATCACGCCACCCGACATCGCGATTATCGTCAATATCCGGCGCCGTTTCTCCTCCAGCATGTTCACAAGCATGTCGACCCCGACATGGATGCCGATACGCACGCCATAGGCCGCGCCAAATTTCGCCATCCATACGAAGAGGTAAATGCAGGCTTCCTGCGCCCAGGTCAGTTTGATGGCATTGATGGTGGAGAAGATCGAACGAGCCCAGGCCTGGAGTTCCGGCATGTTGTTGGCACGGGCAAAACGAACGAGATCGGCGGCATAACCAATCGAAAATCGATGAAGAACGGCGACGAAGATCAATGTCACGGCAGCAGCCATCAGCGCCGCGATCAGGATTTCTTCGAAACGGTCGAGCATGCGCAGCATAATCAAACCTCACGAACAAGAGAGGGGGTGCGGGACGCACCCCCTTGAAGAAAATGGAAAGAGGTTTTGACGGTGTTACTGGATACCCAGAACGCCATGTGCCTGTTTGACCAGGTCTTCGCCGATGCGAGACGCCATCTGCTCGTGGAGCGGGCGCAAACGCTCGATCCACGAAGCCCGTTCGTCGTCGCTCAGCTCATGAAACTTCGTCGCTCCGGCCTTGACCATCTCGGCCATCGCCCATTCATTTTCTTCGCGCGCGATTGAATTCGCATAGGTGGTCGACTCGTCCATGGCGCGGTCGATCTGTTCGCGAATATCCGGGTTCAGGCCATCCCAGAATGCCTTGTTGACGATCACCGCATAGCCAAGATAGCCGTGGTTGGTCAGCGTCGCGTGCTTCTGCACTTCATGCATCTTTTGGGTGAACATATTTGACGGCGGATTTTCCGTACCGTCGACAACGCCCGTTTGCAGCGCCTGGTAAACTTCGGAGAAAGGCAGGACCTGCGGCACGGCGTCCAGAGCCAGCATCTGTGCCTCGATGATTTTCGAGGACTGGATACGCATCTTCAATCCCAGGAGGTCATCCGGGCTTGCGATTGGCGAATTTGCCGACATCACCTTGAAGCCATTGTCCCAATAGGCCAGGCCCTTGATCCCTTTGCTGTCGAGCAGGCCGAGGAGATGTTGCCCGACTTCGCCGTCGGTTATCTTGCGAAGGTCTTCGTAGTTGGACATCAGATAAGGCAGATCGAAAAGCTCGAACTGCTGCACACCCAACGGGCCGAATTTCGCAAGGGAGGGAGCCAGCATCTGAACGGCACCGAGCTGGAGCGCTTCGAGCTCTTCCTTGTCCTTATAGAGCTGGCTGTTGGGATAGACTTCGACCAGTACCGCACCATTGGTATACTTCTCGGCAAGCTCCTTGAACTTCAGGGCACCCTTGCCTTTTGGAGTGTCGGGGGCGACGACATGGCTGAACTTGATGGTAACCGGATTGGCAAGGGCCGGGAAAGCCGCGACCAAGGCAATGGCGGCGGCACCGGCGAATGCCGCGAATGAACGACGAGTGAACATTGTTTTCCTCCTAAAATTCCGCAACCCTCCAGTTGCGACGCTATCGGAAGCTTCCTTGCCACCATGTTTGCGATCCCGCTATTGTGGATTCCCGCAATAGTGGCGTGATGGGCATGAAGATATATTGCGAGGACAGGCATGGGAGGCTTGCCGACGTTTGGGGGGACGAAGCCGGCAATGAAAAATGCGAAATTTTTGATACCGGGCGGCTCCCTGCGAAAGGAGGCCAAGGCTCCTTCAAACTCGGCGTGGTATCCTTGGCCGGGTGATAGTCCCGGACCTCTGGCGGCCCGGATCGATCTGTTGTCGCTCATTCCATTGATTGCAATCATTGCGCTGGCGGCGCTGGTCTGGGCATTCGTCTGGGCTGTTGCGCGCGATGACAGTGAAGGTGCGCGCATCAAGCTGGCGACCGATGCCCTGTGGGTGGAACAGACGTTACGGTTCCAGCTCGGTGTCGATGAAGACATGCTTGTCCGGCTTGCCATGGACCATGCGGGAGGAACAGAGGACTCGGTGATTGCGGCCAGGGCACGCAGCCACATTTCGACAAATCCGGAGGTCGTCTCCATTCTCTGGTATGGGCCGGACGGCCGCGCTGAAACTGGCTTGCCGGATGTTGCCGCGCCCGGTGATCCGGCTCTGGTAGCGCAGATTTTGGAGGTGGCTACCGCAACCTCGAGGCCGGTTTACGGGAACATCACGTCGAAAGGGCTTGTAACTTTCGGGCTGTTGCTGGCCGACAGACGTGGAGCCCTCACCGCGACGATCTCCTTGCCCTCTGTCCTGGACCGGCACCTGCCGTGGTGGATTGCAGAGCAATATGGCGTCACGCTGGTTGATCTGTCCGGGAATGTGCTGGCCAACCGCCAGCGACTGGAGATTGATCCGGAAAACCCCACCCATGTTATCAGCATCGATCCGCCGCTGCATGGAACATGGCTTCGCATCAGCGCCTACGGCCGCCCTCTGACGTTTCTCTCGACGGCGCTTTTTGGTGCCATTGCCGGCCTTGCTGTCTTTGCCGTGTTGGCAATGGCAATTCTCCACCGGTCAAGCAAGCGCAGGCGCGATACCGAGATGCGTCTTTGGGCAGAAACCGCCTTCAGGCGTTCGATGGAAGAGAGCCTGACTGTCGGTTTGCGGGCCAAAGATCACGAGGGCCGAATTCTCTTTGTCAATCCGGCATTCTGCAAACTCGTCGGGTGGACCGCGCAGGAGCTTGTCGGACATGCCGCTCCCTTACCATATTGGGACCCCAAATATTTGTCGGAGACGGAGCAGCGGCATCGCCGCCTTGCCGCAGGCGGGGCAGTCAGCCAGCGGTTTGAAACCCGTTTTGTCTCGCGTGACGGTCGCGAAATCGAGGTCGAGGTGTATGAAGCGCCGCTGATTGATGCGCGCGGCGAGCATCGAGGATGGATGGGGTCGATCATCGATGTCACGGAGGCGAGGCAAGCCGCACGGCGTGCCCGGCTTCATGATGAGGC is a genomic window containing:
- a CDS encoding TRAP transporter large permease, giving the protein MTALIIFAILTILLATGMPVSIALGLTVFSFLFAFTKIPMDSIALKLFTGIEKFEIMAIPFFILAGNFLTHGGVAKRMIAFATSMVGHWHGGMGLAAVVACALFAAISGSSPATVMAVGSIMIPAMVKMGYPPQFAVGPVAAAGGLGILIPPSIVMVMYAVATSGMLATGPDGETIFSPSIGQIFIAGVVPGLILAAMYAITTVWRAWKNGYPRLPRASWRDRLVAFRKSVWGLLLIVIIMGGIYGGLFTPTEAAAVSAVYAFVIAVFVYRDIRMRDVPRILLGSAAMSAMLLYIITNAVMFAFILTSEQIPQLMSDWIVSLGFGKIGFLLVVNIMLLVIGMVMEPSAIILIMAPILYPIAVKLGVDPVHFGIILIVNMEIGLATPPVGLNLYVGSAISRLGLTEVSKSVIPWLLTALVFLMLITYIPEITLFLPRLLGM
- a CDS encoding TRAP transporter small permease — its product is MLRMLDRFEEILIAALMAAAVTLIFVAVLHRFSIGYAADLVRFARANNMPELQAWARSIFSTINAIKLTWAQEACIYLFVWMAKFGAAYGVRIGIHVGVDMLVNMLEEKRRRILTIIAMSGGVIFTAILVWIGSTFVYHVGVGGQISADLEIPMWIVYLAVPLGSALMCFRFIQALWLYLTTGIIIHHEIGHVDGVDDESAAQNGGQK
- a CDS encoding TRAP transporter substrate-binding protein, whose amino-acid sequence is MFTRRSFAAFAGAAAIALVAAFPALANPVTIKFSHVVAPDTPKGKGALKFKELAEKYTNGAVLVEVYPNSQLYKDKEELEALQLGAVQMLAPSLAKFGPLGVQQFELFDLPYLMSNYEDLRKITDGEVGQHLLGLLDSKGIKGLAYWDNGFKVMSANSPIASPDDLLGLKMRIQSSKIIEAQMLALDAVPQVLPFSEVYQALQTGVVDGTENPPSNMFTQKMHEVQKHATLTNHGYLGYAVIVNKAFWDGLNPDIREQIDRAMDESTTYANSIAREENEWAMAEMVKAGATKFHELSDDERASWIERLRPLHEQMASRIGEDLVKQAHGVLGIQ
- a CDS encoding nitrogen regulation protein NR(II) produces the protein MGGLPTFGGTKPAMKNAKFLIPGGSLRKEAKAPSNSAWYPWPGDSPGPLAARIDLLSLIPLIAIIALAALVWAFVWAVARDDSEGARIKLATDALWVEQTLRFQLGVDEDMLVRLAMDHAGGTEDSVIAARARSHISTNPEVVSILWYGPDGRAETGLPDVAAPGDPALVAQILEVATATSRPVYGNITSKGLVTFGLLLADRRGALTATISLPSVLDRHLPWWIAEQYGVTLVDLSGNVLANRQRLEIDPENPTHVISIDPPLHGTWLRISAYGRPLTFLSTALFGAIAGLAVFAVLAMAILHRSSKRRRDTEMRLWAETAFRRSMEESLTVGLRAKDHEGRILFVNPAFCKLVGWTAQELVGHAAPLPYWDPKYLSETEQRHRRLAAGGAVSQRFETRFVSRDGREIEVEVYEAPLIDARGEHRGWMGSIIDVTEARQAARRARLHDEALARTGRLVTLGEMASTLSHELNQPLSAIASYAAGMLNLMNRQGTDLAVLREATEKLARQADRAGLIIRRIQDLVKKREPRFSNLQLSDVIDETLDFLQADAREHGVRLVQQGPGAGVVAADAILLEQVLINLIRNGMEAMAESGKDAAITVRLFERDGLAVIEVEDGGAGIPAEMVDTIYDAFASTKAQGMGMGLKICRTIIELHRGHLTHHAACGGGTVFTVALPLSEAGYAQPAELEET